GTGAGGAACTGTACCGAAGCGACGCAAATCTAAATACCACCATAAATCATTAGCATTTATTCCCATACTTTCAATGCGTCGCTGTAAAACATCCAAGCGTTCTTCCCGCTGGGAACCGCCAATTATTTCGCCTATTTTGGGAGCGAGAATATCCATCGCTCGCACTGTCTTTTCGTCGTCACTCAACCGCATATAAAAAGCTTTGATTTTGGCAGGATAATCGGTGACAATTACGGGCTTTTTAAACAACTCTTCAGCTAAGTAGCGCTCGTGTTCCGATTGCAAATCCAATCCCCAACTGACGGGATACTCAAATTTTTTGTCTGCCTTTTCCAAAAGTGCGATCGCATCTGTGTAAGTCAGCCGCGCAAACTCATTGTTGATAATATTCTCCGCCGTAGCCAAAACCGAATTATCAATCCGCTGATTGAAAAATTCCATATCTTCCGCGCAGTTATCCAACACATATTTAAATATGTATTTGAGAAACTCCTCCGCTAAATTCATATCTCCTGACAAATCGCAGAAAGCCATCTCAGGCTCTACCATCCAAAACTCTGCCAAGTGACGGGAAGTATTGGAATTTTCTGCCCTAAAAGTCGGCCCAAACGTATAAACATTCGTAAACGCCATCGCCATAACTTCAGCTTCCAACTGACCGCTGACAGTTAAATAAGCAGGGCGTCCAAAAAAGTCTTTACCGTAATCGATTGCTTGCTTTTCCGTGCGAGGAACATTATTTAAATCAAAATTGGTAACCGCGAACATTTCCCCTGCACCTTCGCAATCGCTAGCAGTAATAATGGGTGCGTGAACCCACATAAAACCGCGCTCTTGAAAAAACTTATGAATAGCCGTCGCACAAGCATTGCGAACGCGGAACACAGCGCCAAAAGAATTAGTGCGCGATCGCAAATGCCCAATTTCCCGCAAGAACTCAAACGAATGTCGTTTCTTCTGCAACGGATAAGTTTCCGGATCGGCTTCACCGTATACTGTTACCGCTGACGCCTTCAACTCGATCCGCTGTCCCTTCGCCGGAGAAGCCACCAGCACTCCCTCAACTTCCACAGATGCGCCAGTGTTCAGCTGCTTCAGCACTTTAGCATAATCTGGCAAATCGGGATTCAAGACTACTTGCAAGTTCGCCAAAGATGAGCCATCATTTACCTCAACAAAGGCAAACTCTTTCAATTCCCGCTTCGTGCGAACCCAGCCTTGAACTTTCACGGATTCATCGGGTTGGCCATTTTTGAGTACTTCAGCAATGCGTCGAGTCATATCGATTTTGGATTTGGGATTTGGGATTTTGGATTTAAAAATTAATTGCGGTCAACTTCTTTAGTTTACTAGGTATTTAAGGCATTAATCCTATGGAAAAAGATATTCGATTACGGATTAGCATACTCGGTTTATTCGTAAAATCTAACGCAGTGCTGATGATTCATAAAATGACAGGCCCACAACCCGACCTTTGGGACTTACCCGGTGGCGGACTGGAACCGGGTGAGCCGATGATGCAAGCGTTAGAGCGAGAAATTAGGGAAGAAACTGGTTTAACTGAATTTCGAGTCGAGGAACTTTTAACGATAGTGGAAAACTTTTTCCCTAATTGGCGAGGCAAACTGTTACATTCTTTAAGTATCATTTACAAATGCTCTGTTGAGGATGAGCCTGTTTTCAGCGCGACTGGGGATCGCGAAGTGGGATCGAAAGGAATTCAGTGGTTGCCAATTGCAAGTTTGACGATCGATACCTGTTCGACTCGCAGTTGGAAAGCTTTGCAAGCAGCTGGTGCGATCCCCAAAACATGAATGCTAACCACTGCAAGATTTCAGCAACCAACCGATCGCGATCCCGATCCCGCCAAAGCGCACAGCCATCCAAAAAGGCTCCTTCAAGCTACTCCAGGAGAACAAACTGCTTTCCAGATTAACTTCTAAGATTTCCAACTGCTGTTGAATTTGTTGCAATTCGGCTTTAAGTTGCGGGGATCGGTTTGTGCGGAGTTCTTGACGCACATCCTCGTAGCGATGTTTTAATTCAGCTTGTCGCTGTTTATCTTGTTGCACCTGAGCGTAGCGTTCCTGGAGCGCTTGGAGCGATCGCTCAACTTCCTCAAGTCCTTGCACAAATTCTCGTTCAAAGTCTGCCGACTCGTTTGGGGATCGCTGGGACGGTTCTCGATCGGGCTTCATAAAGTAGAGTAAGGGTAAATGCAAATGTGTTATCAGTATGCCCGAACCGACACAACTTCTTAAATCCGATCGGCTAAATGAATTTAGCACCCTAGAATTAGCTCAAGCGCTAATGGAACGGCTTGCCATCTCTAGTAACGACTGGCACCGTCTCAAATCTAACCGCAAAGCGCGTGCGAGCGAGCAAGTTGCCGCCGCCCTTGTCTTATTGCTCAAAGATAACCCAGAAGAAGCGCTATTGAGACTAAACCAAGCATCCGGCTGGCTCGATCGCTCAATATCAGCACCTCCGTGCCCTACGCACGGTCACAATGGCGATCGCCAGTAAGCGATCGACTGAACGGGGGAGTACAAGAAAATCTTTACTCACCACTTTTGGACTTTTGCACTTGCTCTGCCCCTAGCGAAATAGAGGTAGTTTGTAACGAGTCTTAATATGCTTGCAGAGGCTCAACTCTGTTCCCTCAGCGTTCCAATTCACTTGGTCAAACACTTTGTACAGAATATATAAGCCTCTGCCGCATTCTGACTCATCTGGAGGCAAATGCTCGTCGGGATCGATCTCGCACTTACAACAAGGGCTAAATCCCGATCCTTGATCGGAGATCACCCAACAGTAGTGATCGGCGATCGTTGCAAATCGCACTACAACTGTTTTACTGGGATCGAGTTTATTTCCATGCTTGGCAGCATTCACCAAAGCTTCTTGCAATCCCAGTCGAACTTCTAGCTGCCATTGGTCGGGAATTTCCGCCACCAGCAGATCCAGAATCGGACAAAGGTAGAGGGTAGAAGCAAAGCTGATGGTAGCCCAAGTGCGCCCAGTCGGACGCTTTGATATAGCAATCACACTGAAGACCCCCTCGCTTTCAGGTGGACAGACTGAAGTCTTTGCACAGCTTCCATCCTTGCGATTGTTGCATTCTGTTTGGTTATAAGCTTTTTCTCAGGTTTGGTGGGTTCATAAATAGGCTTTACCAACCACATTGCAATTGTTACTGTGCATTTTTTTAATGATGCCTATGTTTAGTACGATCCCACGGTAGTACACATTACCATCCAAGATTTTCAGAGTCGATAGCAGAGCTATGGCCATCTTTCCACCGCTACAGGTGTATGGTTTCTTGGTGTAGGTCATACCTACCTAACTCTTATTGTATCGAAACATTTTTAAAACACCAGAGGTAATTGCAGAGAAGCTAGAGGCTAGTTCCTAGCTCGCTCAAATACCGAAAAGGCTTTGAATGCGTTTGCGTATCCATATAAAAGGCGTCTCCTGCGAGGCATCTGCTGTTGATAAGCCTAAGTCTCGCAGCGCCTGTTGACGTTCGGAAAGGGTTTGGGCAATTTGATCTGCTAAACCCTGATGCTCTACTAATAACTTCTGTAAATCATTTCGGTCTACAACAAACAGTATCGTGTCCGATAAGGTGCGAACCGTCGCTGAGCGCGGAATTCCCAACAGCAAAGACATCTCGCCAAAAAACTCCCCATCGTGAAGCGTGGCGATATATTTCTCGGCCCGCTGCGAAAAAACTTCCACAGAACCTGTCAAAATGATGTAAAATGAGTCACCTGGTTCATTTTCTTGACAAACAATCTGTCCTGCCGGAAAAAGTTGTCGATACCCATACTCAATTAACTGCCGCAGTTCGAGATCGCTACAAGACTCAAAGTAAGTAACCCTCCGCAACAATTCGCGCAGATTTAAGTTATTAGGCGATTTCGGCAATGGATGAGTTGTTTCTGACGGTGAGGTCTTTTGGGAAGCTACATTGCTATTGGAAACTTCCGTACCGCCAGTTTGATGA
The window above is part of the Aerosakkonema funiforme FACHB-1375 genome. Proteins encoded here:
- a CDS encoding ATP-binding protein, coding for MIAISKRPTGRTWATISFASTLYLCPILDLLVAEIPDQWQLEVRLGLQEALVNAAKHGNKLDPSKTVVVRFATIADHYCWVISDQGSGFSPCCKCEIDPDEHLPPDESECGRGLYILYKVFDQVNWNAEGTELSLCKHIKTRYKLPLFR
- a CDS encoding NUDIX domain-containing protein, whose product is MEKDIRLRISILGLFVKSNAVLMIHKMTGPQPDLWDLPGGGLEPGEPMMQALEREIREETGLTEFRVEELLTIVENFFPNWRGKLLHSLSIIYKCSVEDEPVFSATGDREVGSKGIQWLPIASLTIDTCSTRSWKALQAAGAIPKT
- a CDS encoding DUF6439 family protein is translated as MPEPTQLLKSDRLNEFSTLELAQALMERLAISSNDWHRLKSNRKARASEQVAAALVLLLKDNPEEALLRLNQASGWLDRSISAPPCPTHGHNGDRQ
- the asnS gene encoding asparagine--tRNA ligase, producing the protein MTRRIAEVLKNGQPDESVKVQGWVRTKRELKEFAFVEVNDGSSLANLQVVLNPDLPDYAKVLKQLNTGASVEVEGVLVASPAKGQRIELKASAVTVYGEADPETYPLQKKRHSFEFLREIGHLRSRTNSFGAVFRVRNACATAIHKFFQERGFMWVHAPIITASDCEGAGEMFAVTNFDLNNVPRTEKQAIDYGKDFFGRPAYLTVSGQLEAEVMAMAFTNVYTFGPTFRAENSNTSRHLAEFWMVEPEMAFCDLSGDMNLAEEFLKYIFKYVLDNCAEDMEFFNQRIDNSVLATAENIINNEFARLTYTDAIALLEKADKKFEYPVSWGLDLQSEHERYLAEELFKKPVIVTDYPAKIKAFYMRLSDDEKTVRAMDILAPKIGEIIGGSQREERLDVLQRRIESMGINANDLWWYLDLRRFGTVPHAGFGLGFERLVQFMTGMGNIRDVIPFPRAPQSVEF
- a CDS encoding DUF2203 domain-containing protein, whose product is MKPDREPSQRSPNESADFEREFVQGLEEVERSLQALQERYAQVQQDKQRQAELKHRYEDVRQELRTNRSPQLKAELQQIQQQLEILEVNLESSLFSWSSLKEPFWMAVRFGGIGIAIGWLLKSCSG